The proteins below come from a single Oryzomicrobium terrae genomic window:
- a CDS encoding MFS transporter produces the protein MGAPPSLTLRAPPRPWAYGLLGLPLAMAMLPVYVHVPALYAGRGVDLALLGMVLLVARLADALTDPWFGWLSDGLPRRRLMLLALPFLGVGLMALLNPAWAVGRGVAPVGWLVLWLGTAYAGLSLASIAYQAWGAELGRDRGERTRLTAWREGFGLVGVVLAAVLPSLLGVPGGEGGAQGMAGSRALALLGLVFPLLLALCAAPTLLWSGADRVRPRAEARFRDSLGDAWRDRAFRRLLALFMLNGVANALPATLVMFFIADVIHAPAAAGLFLATYFAAGVLALPLWVRLARRRGPIRAWCLSMVVAVLVFAWAFWLGAGDVLPYGLVCLASGAALGADLAIPAGLLADLAESGARRGHRPGQDARAGSYFGLWNLATKLNLALAAGLALPLLAVLGYRPGGGAPAASVLSAVYCLLPVLFKLAALALALLWRARLETSLSLERTP, from the coding sequence ATGGGCGCACCTCCTTCCCTCACCCTGCGGGCGCCGCCGCGCCCCTGGGCCTATGGCCTGCTCGGCCTGCCCCTGGCCATGGCCATGCTGCCGGTGTACGTGCATGTGCCCGCCCTCTACGCCGGGCGCGGCGTCGATCTGGCCCTGCTCGGCATGGTGTTGCTGGTCGCCCGTCTGGCCGATGCCCTGACCGATCCCTGGTTCGGCTGGCTGTCCGACGGCCTGCCGCGCCGCCGCCTGATGCTGCTCGCCCTGCCGTTCCTCGGCGTCGGCCTGATGGCCCTGCTCAACCCGGCCTGGGCGGTGGGCCGCGGCGTGGCACCGGTGGGCTGGCTGGTGCTGTGGCTGGGCACCGCCTACGCCGGCTTGAGCCTGGCCAGCATCGCCTACCAGGCCTGGGGCGCCGAACTCGGCCGGGACCGGGGCGAGCGCACCCGGCTGACCGCCTGGCGCGAAGGCTTCGGCCTGGTCGGGGTGGTGCTGGCCGCCGTCCTGCCCAGCCTGCTGGGGGTGCCGGGGGGAGAGGGCGGCGCCCAGGGCATGGCCGGCAGCCGCGCCCTGGCCCTGCTCGGCCTGGTTTTTCCCCTGTTGCTGGCCCTGTGCGCCGCGCCCACCTTGCTCTGGTCCGGCGCCGACCGGGTCCGCCCCCGGGCCGAGGCGCGCTTTCGCGATTCCCTGGGCGATGCCTGGCGCGACCGGGCCTTTCGCCGCCTGCTCGCCCTGTTCATGCTCAACGGCGTGGCCAACGCCCTGCCGGCCACCCTGGTGATGTTCTTCATCGCCGACGTGATCCACGCCCCGGCCGCCGCCGGCCTGTTCCTCGCCACCTACTTCGCCGCCGGGGTGCTGGCCCTGCCCCTGTGGGTGCGCCTGGCCCGCCGCCGCGGCCCGATACGGGCCTGGTGCCTGAGCATGGTTGTGGCGGTGCTGGTGTTCGCCTGGGCCTTTTGGCTCGGCGCCGGCGACGTGCTGCCCTACGGCCTGGTCTGCCTGGCCTCCGGCGCCGCCCTGGGGGCCGACCTGGCGATTCCCGCCGGGTTGCTCGCCGACCTGGCCGAAAGCGGCGCCCGGCGCGGCCACCGCCCGGGCCAGGATGCCCGGGCTGGCAGCTACTTCGGCCTGTGGAACCTGGCCACCAAGCTCAACCTGGCCTTGGCCGCAGGCCTGGCCCTGCCCCTGCTGGCCGTCCTCGGCTACCGCCCCGGCGGCGGTGCCCCGGCGGCCAGCGTGCTGTCGGCGGTGTATTGCCTGCTGCCGGTGCTGTTCAAGCTGGCCGCCCTGGCCTTGGCGCTCCTCTGGCGCGCCCGTCTCGAAACGTCCCTTTCCCTGGAGAGAACCCCATGA
- a CDS encoding SAM-dependent methyltransferase: MTRLETTLDRLSGLDRLNAAPLAGRMEEVLDTVLDNVRDHAGSASDARRSPAIGASRATVRHLPRDAALLLDILAELHGGVLTVRLPDGASLWLGDDQAGPAVDLHIHDWSVFARVLARGDIGFAEAYLDGQVDSSDLAALLTRLNANRAVLEKAVYGHWRGLLAARLRHLFNANTRAGSKRNILAHYDLGNDFYRLWLDESMTYSAGLFSGDPARSLAAAQDAKYRRILRKLGARPEQIVLEIGCGWGGFAELAAREAGVRVEGVTLSPAQLAYAQERLARAGLDERAHLMLRDYRDIRGQYDHIVSIEMFEAVGERYWPSYFRTVKRALAPEGRALVQSIVIRDDLFARYRRGTDFIQQYVFPGGMLPSPGEFGRRAARAGLAVTDQFSFGPDYARTLALWRERFEAAWPRIAPLGFDERFRRLWRFYLAYCEAGFATGSVDVVQFELRHG; encoded by the coding sequence ATGACTCGCCTGGAAACCACCCTCGACCGCCTGTCCGGCCTCGACCGCCTCAACGCCGCGCCCCTGGCCGGGCGCATGGAGGAGGTGCTCGACACCGTCCTGGACAACGTGCGCGACCATGCCGGTAGCGCCAGCGACGCCCGGCGCAGCCCGGCCATCGGCGCCTCCCGCGCCACGGTGCGCCACCTGCCCCGGGACGCGGCCCTGCTCCTCGACATCCTGGCCGAGCTGCACGGCGGCGTGCTCACCGTGCGCCTGCCCGACGGCGCCAGCCTGTGGTTGGGCGACGACCAGGCCGGGCCGGCGGTGGATCTGCATATCCACGACTGGAGCGTGTTCGCCCGGGTGCTGGCCCGGGGCGACATCGGCTTTGCCGAGGCCTACCTGGACGGCCAGGTCGACAGCTCCGACCTGGCGGCCCTGCTGACCCGCCTCAACGCCAACCGGGCGGTGCTGGAAAAGGCGGTGTACGGCCACTGGCGCGGCCTGCTCGCCGCGCGTCTGCGCCACCTGTTCAACGCCAACACCCGGGCCGGCAGCAAGCGCAACATCCTGGCCCACTACGACCTGGGCAACGACTTCTACCGGCTGTGGCTGGACGAGTCCATGACCTACTCGGCGGGGCTTTTTTCCGGCGACCCGGCCCGCTCCCTGGCCGCCGCCCAGGACGCCAAGTACCGGCGCATCCTGCGCAAGCTCGGCGCCCGGCCCGAGCAGATCGTGCTGGAGATCGGCTGCGGCTGGGGCGGCTTCGCCGAACTGGCGGCCCGGGAGGCCGGAGTGCGGGTCGAGGGCGTCACCCTGTCCCCCGCCCAGCTCGCCTACGCCCAGGAGCGCCTGGCCCGGGCCGGCCTGGACGAGCGCGCCCACCTGATGCTGCGCGACTACCGGGACATCCGCGGCCAGTACGATCACATCGTCTCCATCGAGATGTTCGAGGCCGTGGGCGAGCGCTATTGGCCGTCCTACTTCCGCACCGTCAAGCGCGCCCTGGCGCCGGAGGGGCGGGCCTTGGTGCAGAGCATCGTCATCCGCGACGACCTGTTCGCCCGCTACCGGCGCGGCACCGACTTCATCCAGCAGTACGTCTTCCCCGGCGGCATGCTGCCCTCGCCGGGGGAATTCGGCCGCCGCGCCGCCCGGGCCGGGCTGGCGGTGACGGACCAGTTCTCCTTCGGCCCCGACTACGCCCGCACCCTGGCCCTGTGGCGCGAACGCTTCGAAGCCGCCTGGCCGCGCATCGCGCCCCTCGGTTTCGACGAACGCTTCCGCCGCCTGTGGCGTTTCTACCTGGCCTATTGCGAGGCCGGCTTCGCCACCGGCTCGGTGGACGTGGTCCAGTTCGAGTTGCGCCATGGCTGA
- a CDS encoding DUF1365 domain-containing protein produces the protein MSNSAPLLAFGQVMHRRLAPRGHRFAYPVFYALLPMHRLDDWAAGYGRAFAVNRAGLLSLRFADYGRRDGSDPRSWVRELLAAHGLAAATAGGALWLQTFPRMVGYVFNPVSFWYCFDPAGALRAVVCEVSNTFGERHNYLAARPDHGPIAPGETLAATKVFHVSPFFPVSGGYRFRFHFPAVAGDGAGEGRWLSRIEYFDAAAPADGDAATATAASVAVADAAADPGATADRLHAALSGQARPLSQGLALSAFLRYPAQTLGVMARIHWHALQLWLKGVPFFKKPLPPPTETTR, from the coding sequence ATGTCGAACTCCGCGCCCCTCCTGGCTTTCGGCCAGGTCATGCACCGGCGCCTGGCGCCCCGGGGGCACCGTTTTGCCTACCCGGTGTTCTACGCCCTGCTGCCCATGCACCGGCTCGACGACTGGGCCGCGGGCTACGGCCGGGCCTTCGCGGTGAACCGGGCCGGACTGCTGTCGCTGCGCTTTGCCGACTACGGCCGGCGCGACGGCAGCGACCCGCGCAGCTGGGTGCGCGAACTGCTCGCCGCCCACGGCCTGGCCGCCGCCACCGCCGGCGGCGCCCTGTGGCTGCAAACCTTTCCGCGCATGGTCGGCTACGTCTTCAACCCGGTCAGCTTCTGGTACTGCTTCGACCCCGCCGGGGCCTTGCGCGCCGTGGTCTGCGAGGTGTCCAACACCTTCGGCGAGCGCCACAACTACCTGGCCGCCCGCCCCGACCATGGGCCGATCGCCCCGGGCGAAACCCTGGCGGCGACCAAGGTGTTCCACGTCTCGCCCTTTTTCCCGGTGAGCGGCGGCTACCGCTTCCGCTTCCACTTCCCCGCCGTCGCCGGCGACGGGGCGGGGGAGGGGCGCTGGCTGAGCCGCATCGAGTATTTCGACGCGGCGGCGCCGGCCGACGGCGACGCCGCCACCGCCACCGCCGCTTCGGTTGCGGTGGCCGATGCCGCCGCCGACCCCGGGGCCACGGCCGATCGGCTCCACGCCGCCCTGTCGGGCCAGGCCCGGCCCCTGAGCCAGGGCCTCGCCCTGAGCGCTTTCCTGCGTTATCCCGCCCAGACCCTGGGAGTGATGGCGCGCATCCACTGGCATGCCCTGCAACTTTGGCTGAAGGGCGTGCCGTTCTTCAAGAAGCCGCTTCCGCCCCCTACGGAGACGACGCGATGA
- a CDS encoding chalcone isomerase family protein translates to MAERRRILAALAGLGAAALLGPWAVTARAASLAGSDGPGSHPAPALPEPLRGLGNGWRPWGSGDMRWFGLRLYNAVLWVAGDSLGDDTAYALQLTYQRDIAKSRLVGATLDELKRLGEQDEVRLARWQAALEQVFPDVRQGDQITGAHLPGSGARFYLNGRLTGAVADERFARAFFAIWLSPQTREPALRQALLKRAGG, encoded by the coding sequence ATGGCTGAGCGCCGCCGCATCCTGGCGGCCCTGGCCGGTCTCGGCGCGGCGGCCCTGCTCGGGCCCTGGGCGGTGACGGCCCGGGCCGCCAGCCTGGCCGGAAGCGACGGCCCAGGCTCGCACCCGGCCCCGGCGCTGCCCGAGCCCCTGCGCGGCCTGGGCAACGGCTGGCGCCCCTGGGGCAGCGGCGACATGCGCTGGTTCGGCCTGCGCCTGTACAACGCGGTGCTCTGGGTGGCCGGCGACAGCCTGGGGGACGACACCGCCTACGCCCTGCAACTCACCTACCAGCGCGACATCGCCAAGAGCCGCCTGGTGGGCGCCACCCTGGACGAACTGAAGCGCCTCGGCGAGCAGGACGAGGTCCGCTTGGCACGCTGGCAGGCGGCCTTGGAGCAGGTCTTTCCCGACGTGCGCCAGGGCGACCAGATCACCGGTGCCCACCTGCCCGGCAGCGGCGCCCGCTTCTACCTGAACGGCCGGCTCACCGGCGCCGTGGCCGACGAGCGCTTCGCCCGGGCCTTCTTCGCCATCTGGCTGTCGCCCCAGACCCGGGAACCGGCCCTGCGCCAGGCGCTGCTCAAGCGCGCCGGCGGCTAG